From the genome of Desulfatiglans sp.:
GTTGGCACCCCCCCCTGGCTCACAATGGATATCCCCACTTTGCCTGAGATATCCCTGATCAGCTCCTTGAGCTGCTCAAATTTGGCGTTCTCTTCAATGCCTGACTCCCTGTTTGAGATAAACTCATTTATAACACTCAACACATCTGTGATTTTATCCAGTGGAATCTGACTGCTTCCGCTGCCGCCATATGAGAATGACTCAAGTATCTCGCTTTTTGCCTCTTCAGACATGTCAAAGATATTTTTCTGGTTTATTATTATGCCCTCTTTATTCAGGCCATCGCTGTATAGTTTTTTAAGGTCAGAGTTTACTGTAGATTTAATGCTGTTGTAGTTTTTTCTTCTGCTCCTGATAAGCCCATGGTCATCACCTGTTTCCCAGAGGGTTTTCACCAGAAAATCGGTATCTATCTCTTTTACAGAGTCAACATTATCCCCGGATGAGCGATACTGATCTCTTATTGTGCTGATGAGTTTTGACTTTAAAGAATTCCTGTTTGTATAACGCAGATTCTTTATCGCCTCGTCAATACCTTCATATGTTACAATTGACCTCAAAAATGGCTCCTTTTATAAATACCTATAAAACCCTAAATAAACTTTTTAAGCAGGAATCGTGCCTGTTAAAAAAATATCGGATATTGTACCTCCTTCTTGTCTTTTGATAGCCTGCCAAGTAGAAAACCGCTGTTACTCTTTCTTTAAATACTCAATTGATTAAAAAAATGACCTTTTAATCAGCAGGTAATGTCAGCATTTTGACGGAATCCCCCATGTTTCCTGTTTTTTAATGGTGATATTGCTCAACCAGGCAGAAAAATGGGTGGCATAATATTTGCAAAAATTCGATTAAAACGAGTATCCATTAATAAGCAGGAGATGATGACCGGGGCGCATCACTTTTATGGGAAAGATCATATGTATTTCAAGCCAGAAGGGAGGGGTAGGAAAGACAACAACCGCTGTTAATCTTTCAACTGCCCTTGCCCTTGCAGAGAAAAAAACCCTGCTTATTGACATGGATTTTCAGGGACATGCAACAGGTGCAATAACGGCTGAAGGTAAAAAGATGGGAAAAGGGATATATGATGCCCTGACCCTGACAATCCCTGTGGCGGAGACAATAAAGGGGTCAGAAATAGAGTATTTAAAATTGATCCCGGCAGACATAAGGCTTTTAGGCGTAGAGCATGATCTCAGGTCACATGATGATCGCGAGCATATACTTGATAGAACGCTTGATCGGATAAAAAATGAATTTGATTTTTTAATTATAGACAGCCCGCCTTCATTGAGTTTCCTCAGTGTAAACGCGATAATTGCGGCTGACTGTTTAATAATACCTTTGCAGTGCGAGTATTTTGCACTTGAATCACTTGGTCAGTTTTTTACTGTTTTTAAGGGTTTGATGAAAAAATTTAAGGCTAAAACAGAGATAGGCGGGATATTGCTTAATATGTTCGACCCTCATGAAGCACTTTCTGCAAGGATAGCAGGGGAGGTAAGGAAAAGTTTTAATGGCATGGTATACAGGAGTGTAATTCCAAGGTACCGCAGCAATAAGGAATCTGCCTGTTACGGAAAATCAATAATCCTTACTGATATCTTATCCGATGGGTCAAAAGGTTTTATTTCCCTTGCAAGGGAGATAATAGGTTCCATGTGTTGTAATGAGGAGTAAGATATGAAAATAACAAATTCTGAGATAATCAAAAATGGTGAGCAGGAGTTGATGGATGCTATTACAGCGGACCTTGACTGGGGTGCAATCGAGAAGATTATCATGAAGGAGCATAACCTCCATATTGAGGAGGATATAGAATACAGGAGCGGCGATATAGTTGCTGTGGATAATCAGATTGCCTATAAGCTTTCATTTGAGGTTAAGGTAAATCTTTCAGTGCTGCTTGACAGGAACGGCGATTATCTTTCAGTAAATATCGATAACAGAAAAGAGTTCACCGGTGAAAAACCATACCCATCTTCTGATAAAGATAAGGATATCCTTGATGATCCTGCTCCTGATCCTGCTGATGATATGGGTAAAAAGGTAGATAATATCCTGGACAATATAAAAAGTGCTGCATAAGATCCACCTGAAGAGGATAAAGGATAAACAGGAATAATTATGGGAAATGATACTTTACAGGAAGGCGCCGTAAAAAATCAGAATGGAGCGAATCAGGAACAGCCGGGCGGACAGGCGGCTGGTTCGGGCAATATGCCCCTGATAAAGGAATTCAATGATATACTGGGCATTCATATTGAACATCTGCTTGGCACAAGGTATGGAATAGATGAACTGGAACTTAATATATTTTCTGTCTCATGCGTTGTGCTGCTTGCTACACGGGAGACTGAAATAGAGACCTTCCCGGCCCTGCCCCCGCCGCGCTATACAGTTTCCACTCTTACCGAAGAGCTGGCTGAGATGAGTATTGAGCCGGAAAGCGATATTATTAATGTCATAGAGGATATGAAAAAAAAGAATTACCTGAAGATCACCGATGAGCGTATGTTCTGCAATAAACCCATGATCAGCATGGCACAGCTTTTTGATCGTATATTTCCCAACATGCCGGGCCTTAACCTGGTTGCATATCTGGGGCAAATGATAGACGAGGTGACAGCAGGTAGAAAATCACAGACAGATGCATCAAAACAGTTTCACCAGATGCTCGATATCCAGGGTGTGTCTGTTAATGAAGCGGCAGCTAAATCCGCATCTGCAAAAAAAAGGTTCTCTCATCTGAGGATCGGGGATGACACCCCTGCCGAAAAAAAAGAAAAGAGGCCGGTTGTTATCCCTGTAAAACCGGTCAATATCTTCAGCCAGCTGAAGACAGACAAGGTAATTAAACCCTCTTCAATCATTAAAGGTATTCAACAGCAACCAGAGGTTTCCCGGCCGGCTGTAACGCAGGATTTATCTGTCTCCAGTGCTTCAAACATAGCTCAGGGAGCGGAAACAGTTGGTTTACCTGAAACTGGCAGACAAACAACAGATATCAATCCTCCCCAGGATATCCATGACCCTGAAGCTGAACCCCATGAGGATGAGAGAGATATTCAGGATGCAGCCTCTGAAGAGTTTGAACCTCTTGATGACAGGGAAATAGAGGACAGGATTCTTGAATTTGAGGCACAGCTCGGCCTCAAATGCCCGCTGTGCGGTACTGGCAGTATCAAAACTAGTGAGACAGCAAAGGGAAAGTCCTATTATCACTGCTCAAGCAGCGGCTGTACTTTCATAAGCTGGGGAAAGCCCTATTATATTGACTGCCCGAAATGCGCAAGCAACTTCCTGATTGAGGTTACAGACAGCAGCGGAAAAAATTTTCTGAAATGCCCGAAGGCAACATGCTCACACTGGCAGAAATTCCCCTGGGAGATGTCAGGTTCTGATGCAGATGATACTGTGACGGTTTCCGATTCAGGAGATACAAGCGCACCGAAAAGAGTGGTGCGCAGGAAAAGAAGGGTTATAAGAAGAAAGAGATAACCATCGCAGGATTATTTCATATAGCAGGTTTATACTGTTCAGGCTTGTCTTCCAATAGGCCTTACAGACATTACCGAACAACCTGCCTTGCGTATGACTCTTTCTGTGGTTGCCCCAACAAACAGTGATTCTACAAGGCTGTGCCCCCTTACGCCCATGATCACGAGATCAATATCCTCTACGTTGGCAAATTTAACAAGCTCTTCATGGGCAATACCGGAAAGAAGGCGTGTCTTGGGTTTGCACCAGTTATGCGCCTCCTCGGGCACAAGGGCTTCGAGCTGGTCTTTGAGCTGCTTGTGCAGGCTCTTTCTGATCTCCTCGCGTGCCCCCTGAACAGATGTAGGGATATCCTTATAACGGGGGGTTTCAAGTACATGAACAATATAGAGGTCTGACTGGTATTCCTGGGCCAGGGCCAGGCCATATTCAAGGGCGAGGTTTGAATCATCTGAAAAATCAGAACCGACAAGTATACGGTTGAACTTGATTTCCTTATCTTTGGTAAGCGCAGGGTCATTTTCCGGGCCATGAACAGTAAGAAGCGGGCATGGAAGGCTGTGCATCAAATGTTCTGTAACAGAGCCCAGTACAAGCCTTTTAAGGCCTGCCCTGCCTCTAGTTGCTGTAATGGCCATGTCAACCCGGTTTTCCTGTGCAAGGCGGGTTATTTCATCTGCGGCATTACCAATAGTAACAAGCGGTTCCCAGTTGATGCTGTATTTCTCCATTATACGCTTCAAGCGTTTGTGGGCATAATCTTCCATATGCGTAAGCTGGGATTCAAATGCGTATGTGGCCTCACCGTACATGGTGGCGGAAGAGAGGTCAATCACGTGGCACAAATAGAGTTTCGCGTTATACTCCCTGGCAAGAGAGACCCCATAAAAGACCGCATGATTGGATAACTCTGAGAAATCGGCAGCGCACATGATATTGTCCAGTTTTACACGCATTTTTATGACCCTCCATAGATTTTTTTATTAATAAGTATCAAAGGTCGCCGATTTAAGCAATAGAGAATTAGAAATATGGAATAGATATCAAGTTAAATATTTTACAAAATCAGATAAATTCAGTATAAATCAATATCAAACAAACATGAGTATAGGTAATGGCTGATAATCGTAGGAAAAACATTAAAGCAGTATTAGAAGAATGTTTCTGGGGGGAATATACTATTACAGTAGAGGATACTATTAACCGGCTTGATAAAAAAGACACTGACTTTATAAAATTTCTGTTTTCAAAAATAATTGAAAACAGCAGATATCCTTCTCGTCATATTAAGAATCTTTTTTCGCCAGCCATTTATAATTCTCTTATTAAAGAATATCAAAAAAAAGCAGGGGATAAAAAACGATTCAGGCTTATCTACGCTAATCCTACCGGAAACTACGATAATGTCCCGGAGTATCAATAGAGGCGTTAGAATATAGTAATATATATATATTACAGGACAAGGTGCTGGAGGCGATTTTCTCTGTAGAAACCTCCTTGTATCTCACCGGAGGGACATGCCTTTAATAAATTTATAAGCGATATGAAAAATAATTACACTGGCATGGTAAAGCATATCACAGGATTATTGGCATAGTGGCCATCCAGAAAGAGACAAATTCTGGATGAGGCTTTCAGCAGTCAGCTAACTCTTTGGTTTGAAAGTCTTTTGGTGAAAGCTGAACGCTAATGGCTGACTGCTTGAATCCAAAAACGACAGTTTTTGGATGGACACTGGCATAATATTTTTCTTCTTACCTTGTGCACCTTGTCCCGCCATAGTGCATTGTCGTCAAGCTAAGGCGAAAAGCAAAAGCCTGCAATATCTCACACAGAGGCGCAAAGAACACTAAGAAAATCAAATGTTTTTTACATAATATTTTTTTGTTTCTTAACTTTGTGAGCTTTGTGACTTTGTGTGAGACATGGTTTTTCGTCTTGAATTATGAATAGCTGTTTTTCTCAGGGATCTTTATCTTATATCCCTTACCAGTAATATGTTTTGGGTACTATATTTTTGTTAACTTGACGCGAATACGCCATAGCTTTAACGACACAGATGCTCCTTGCACCTCTTTCTCGCTGTATCCTCTGTCGAAGGTGAACACCCCTTGCGCCTTGTGCCCTTTTTTATCATTGACATCCACATTCTATTGCTCTATCATGAGTAGCATTTCTACTCGTAATAGGAGTGAATTTGAACGACCTTTTTTCAGGATTAATCGCATCAAAGACAAGGATAAAGCTTCTTGTAAGGCTCTTTTTTAACCCTGATGCCAGATCATACCTGAGAGAGCTGGCAAATGAATTCAATGTTTCAACCAATGCAGTCCGCGAAGAGCTGAACCAGCTTACAGATACAAAATTTCTCGAATCCGAAAAGGATGGCAGGCAGGTCTATTACAAAGCCAACAAAAAACACCCCCTTTTTCCTGAATTAAGGTCAATGGTAAACAAGGTAATGGGTCTTGACCAGGTTATAGACAGTATAGTGACAAGGTTAGGGGACCTTGAACTTGCCTTTCTGCTGGATGATTACGCAAATGGAAAGGATACCGGGATCATGGACCTGCTCCTGGTGGGAAATATTGATGAATATCACCTTAATGATTTGAGTAGAAAAACCGAAAGATATATCAAGAGAAAGATACGGCCACTGGTCCTGACCAGGGAAGAATATGAGGATCTTAAGCCAAAGCTGGAAAACCGGCCAAGGCTATTGATCTGGGAAGCCCCGCGGAAATAGAAATATTTTTATTCTATTGGCCATCGGTATATATTTTGCAGAATGTCTTGAGAAATGTAACTCAAAGGGCGGAGCTGTATAAAAATAGAATATTGAATTTAGGAAATAGTAAAGAGTAAATAAATATAAACACCTTGATTATAGCCATACAGATAGCTATAATAGTAAAAAATGATTTATGAGGTTAATAATGCAGGATCAGATCTCTATTGCTGAGGCAAAAAATAAATTACCGATGATAATACACTATGTAGAGAAAGGCCCAAACATTCAGCTTACAAGACGCGGAAAGCCGGTAGCTGTATTATTGTCTATCAGAGAATATGAACGGCTAAGTCAGAAATCCACTGATTTCAGAGATGCCCTGTTGAAATTCAGAGAGGGTATAAATATGGATGATACAGATATTACCGATGTCGACTTTGAAGATTTAAGAGATACTGACTCAGGGCGAAAGGTTGAGTCGTAAAAATGAAGTATCTCCTGGATACGAATATTCTTTCAGAGGCGGTTAAAACACATCCTGATAAATCAGTTATGGATATGCTGCAAAAAAATGCCAGTGAGATTGCTACAGCATCACTTGTATGGCATGAACTCCAATACGGATACAGGCGTCTCCCTGAATCCAGAAAAAGAGATATTATTGCAGCCTTTTTAAATGATGTTGTTTTACCTGCAATCCCAATTTTACCCTATGATGAAAAAGCGGCTGAATTGCATGCCGAAGAGCGTGCAAGAATGTCATCAAGTGGGGTTACCCCGCCCTTTGTTGATGGTCAAATCGCATCAATAGCTGTGGTCAATAATTTAATACTTGTTACAAGAAACATCTCTGATTTTAAAGGATTTAAAAATATAAAACTCGAAAACTGGCATAATACATCTGCTGCATCACCAAAACCGGTAACCGGGAGTTAGCTTACAACTAACAATTATCTCAAAAAATTATATGAAAAATAAAATAAACATACTGGTTGTTGGAGGGGCTGGCTATATTGGCTCCCATATGTGTAAATACCTTTTTCAAAAAGGGTATACCCCTGTTGTGCTGGATAATCTTGTTTATGGGCACCGTGAGGCAGTAAAGTGGGGTCCCTTTATTGAAGGACCTATGGAAGATGAATTGCTGTTAAGTAAGATTTTTAAAGACTATAGCATACAGGCTGTAATGCATTTTGCCGCCTTTGCCTATGTTGGGGAGTCAGTCACTGACCCTGGCAAATATTATCTTAATAATGTATCAGCATCCATTTCTTTATTGGAATCAATGCGAAGGCATAATATCAATAATTTTTTATTCTCTTCCAGTTGCGCCACATATGGTGAGCCACTGGAAATACCTATAACAGAGAGCCACCCACAAAACCCCATAAACCCATACGGCAGGACTAAACTGATGGTGGAGCAGATCCTGATGGATTATAAGCTTGCTTATGGGATCAACTACACATCACTGAGATATTTTAATGCAGCAGGGGCAGACCCTGATGCAGAAATTGGCGAAGATCACAACCCTGTAACCCATATAATACCGCTGGTTCTTCAGACTGCCCTTGGCCAGAGAAATGAGATAAGCATCTTCGGGGATGATTACCCTACTGAAGATGGCACATGCATACGGGATTATATTCATGTAACAGACCTTGCACAGGCGCACCTGCTTGCACTGGAAAGCATGCTGAATAATAATACCGGTGGCATCTATAATCTGGGAAATGGTGAAGGCTGTTCAGTAAAGCAGGTGATCGAGACCGCTAGAAAAGTTACCGGAAAAGATATAAGAACATCTGTAACAGGCAGAAGGGCCGGGGACCCGGCTGTATTAATAGGCTCATCTGCAAAGGCAGTGAACAACTTAGGCTGGAAACCTCAATATGGAGATATCAAAAGCATATTAGAAACCGCATGGAGATGGCATGAGAAACACCCGACTGGATATAAATAACAGGGTATAACTTTTAAGCAATCTATTTTTTTACAGGAACAATCTACCCGGAACAGGTTTAAATATCTCTTCGTAATCCATTAGAAAGATGGTACACTTAATACAAAATTCAGATTAATATTTTAATGAGGTTTATATAAATGGGCATCAATAAAAATCCTATTTCCCATTGTGTGTCATGTAATACGAACGACCTCCTCAACTATTTTCACGAGCACATATCATCCGATGGGATAGAGGAATAAAATGGATACAAAAAATGCCCCTAAGAAAAAAATTAAAAAGCGTGATTATAAAACCTTATATGAATTAAAGAAGCGTCTAAATGATAATATCCCTCTGCTTAATATCAAGCTCTTTGGTTCGAGGGCAAGAGGTGACGCGGGGAAATATTCCGATATGGATGTCTTTATTGAAACAGAAAAGATTGATAGAGAGATAAAAGAGATCATAAAAACCATTGTATGGGAAGTATCTCTTGAAAAT
Proteins encoded in this window:
- a CDS encoding type II toxin-antitoxin system Phd/YefM family antitoxin, whose product is MQDQISIAEAKNKLPMIIHYVEKGPNIQLTRRGKPVAVLLSIREYERLSQKSTDFRDALLKFREGINMDDTDITDVDFEDLRDTDSGRKVES
- the galE gene encoding UDP-glucose 4-epimerase GalE, which codes for MKNKINILVVGGAGYIGSHMCKYLFQKGYTPVVLDNLVYGHREAVKWGPFIEGPMEDELLLSKIFKDYSIQAVMHFAAFAYVGESVTDPGKYYLNNVSASISLLESMRRHNINNFLFSSSCATYGEPLEIPITESHPQNPINPYGRTKLMVEQILMDYKLAYGINYTSLRYFNAAGADPDAEIGEDHNPVTHIIPLVLQTALGQRNEISIFGDDYPTEDGTCIRDYIHVTDLAQAHLLALESMLNNNTGGIYNLGNGEGCSVKQVIETARKVTGKDIRTSVTGRRAGDPAVLIGSSAKAVNNLGWKPQYGDIKSILETAWRWHEKHPTGYK
- a CDS encoding type II toxin-antitoxin system VapC family toxin codes for the protein MKYLLDTNILSEAVKTHPDKSVMDMLQKNASEIATASLVWHELQYGYRRLPESRKRDIIAAFLNDVVLPAIPILPYDEKAAELHAEERARMSSSGVTPPFVDGQIASIAVVNNLILVTRNISDFKGFKNIKLENWHNTSAASPKPVTGS
- a CDS encoding winged helix-turn-helix transcriptional regulator; protein product: MNDLFSGLIASKTRIKLLVRLFFNPDARSYLRELANEFNVSTNAVREELNQLTDTKFLESEKDGRQVYYKANKKHPLFPELRSMVNKVMGLDQVIDSIVTRLGDLELAFLLDDYANGKDTGIMDLLLVGNIDEYHLNDLSRKTERYIKRKIRPLVLTREEYEDLKPKLENRPRLLIWEAPRK
- a CDS encoding ParA family protein, whose protein sequence is MGKIICISSQKGGVGKTTTAVNLSTALALAEKKTLLIDMDFQGHATGAITAEGKKMGKGIYDALTLTIPVAETIKGSEIEYLKLIPADIRLLGVEHDLRSHDDREHILDRTLDRIKNEFDFLIIDSPPSLSFLSVNAIIAADCLIIPLQCEYFALESLGQFFTVFKGLMKKFKAKTEIGGILLNMFDPHEALSARIAGEVRKSFNGMVYRSVIPRYRSNKESACYGKSIILTDILSDGSKGFISLAREIIGSMCCNEE
- a CDS encoding universal stress protein, which produces MRVKLDNIMCAADFSELSNHAVFYGVSLAREYNAKLYLCHVIDLSSATMYGEATYAFESQLTHMEDYAHKRLKRIMEKYSINWEPLVTIGNAADEITRLAQENRVDMAITATRGRAGLKRLVLGSVTEHLMHSLPCPLLTVHGPENDPALTKDKEIKFNRILVGSDFSDDSNLALEYGLALAQEYQSDLYIVHVLETPRYKDIPTSVQGAREEIRKSLHKQLKDQLEALVPEEAHNWCKPKTRLLSGIAHEELVKFANVEDIDLVIMGVRGHSLVESLFVGATTERVIRKAGCSVMSVRPIGRQA